One stretch of Streptomyces sp. NBC_01363 DNA includes these proteins:
- a CDS encoding response regulator transcription factor: MTAARILVVEDDHGLRDVLARGLRDEDFDVVTAVDGATALKAVDASVHAVVLDVGLPDSDGRDVCQAMRGAGFTVPVIFLTAHGNLTDRLSGFASGGDDYLVKPFHLSELAARVRAVLNRAGHRGSTLADSAGAMRLDPIRHELTVHGHPVALTPTEFRLLACLMADPGSVVRRRTLLRAGWPEGAQVSDNTLDQYLARLRRKLRESDSPRGIGTVRGVGYRFG, translated from the coding sequence GTGACCGCAGCCCGCATTCTTGTCGTCGAGGACGACCACGGCCTGCGCGACGTCCTGGCCCGTGGCCTGCGCGACGAGGACTTCGACGTCGTGACCGCCGTCGACGGCGCCACCGCCCTGAAGGCGGTCGACGCGTCGGTGCACGCGGTCGTGCTCGATGTGGGGCTGCCGGACTCGGACGGGCGGGATGTGTGCCAGGCGATGCGCGGTGCGGGGTTCACCGTTCCGGTGATCTTCCTCACGGCCCACGGCAATCTCACCGACCGGCTCTCCGGCTTCGCCTCCGGCGGCGACGACTACCTGGTCAAGCCGTTCCACCTCAGCGAGCTCGCGGCCCGCGTCCGCGCCGTCCTGAACCGGGCCGGGCACCGAGGCAGCACCCTCGCCGACAGTGCGGGCGCGATGCGGCTGGACCCGATACGGCACGAGCTGACGGTGCACGGCCACCCCGTGGCCCTGACCCCGACCGAGTTCCGCCTGCTGGCGTGCCTGATGGCCGACCCCGGCTCCGTGGTGCGTCGCCGGACGCTGCTGCGTGCGGGATGGCCGGAAGGGGCGCAGGTCAGCGACAACACCCTGGACCAGTACCTGGCCCGCCTGCGCCGCAAGCTCCGCGAGTCGGACAGCCCCCGGGGCATCGGCACGGTCCGCGGCGTCGGCTACCGCTTCGGCTGA
- a CDS encoding MurR/RpiR family transcriptional regulator, which translates to MTRDLKESFSADSPPAPAALAAKVRTLAPSMTRSMQRVAEAVAGDPAGCAALTVTGLAELTGTSEATVVRTARLLGYPGYRDLRLALAGLAAHQQSGRAPSVTADIAVDDPIADVVAKLAYDEQQTLADTAAGLDTVQLGAAVAAAATARRIDIYGVGASSLVGQDLAQKLARIGLIAHSHTDPHLAVTNAVQLRSGDVAIAITHSGSTVDVIEPLRVAFDRGATTIAITGRPDGPVTQYADHVLTTSTARESELRPAAMSSRTSQLLVVDCLFIGVAQRTYETAAPALAASYEALAHRHTPRPR; encoded by the coding sequence GTGACCCGTGACCTGAAGGAAAGTTTCAGCGCTGACTCCCCGCCCGCCCCGGCGGCCCTCGCGGCCAAGGTGCGCACGCTCGCGCCCTCCATGACCCGTTCCATGCAACGCGTCGCCGAGGCCGTCGCCGGTGACCCGGCCGGCTGCGCAGCCCTCACGGTCACCGGTCTCGCCGAGCTCACCGGCACCAGCGAGGCGACCGTGGTCCGCACGGCCCGCCTCCTCGGCTACCCCGGCTACCGCGATCTGCGTCTGGCCCTCGCCGGGCTCGCCGCGCACCAGCAGTCCGGCCGGGCTCCCTCCGTCACCGCCGACATAGCGGTCGACGACCCGATCGCCGACGTGGTCGCCAAGCTGGCCTACGACGAGCAGCAGACCCTCGCCGACACCGCCGCGGGGCTCGACACCGTCCAGCTCGGTGCCGCCGTGGCCGCCGCCGCCACCGCCCGACGGATCGACATCTACGGCGTGGGCGCCTCCTCCCTCGTCGGCCAGGACCTCGCGCAGAAGCTGGCCCGGATCGGCCTGATCGCGCACTCCCACACGGACCCGCACCTCGCGGTGACCAACGCCGTGCAGCTCCGCTCCGGCGATGTGGCCATCGCGATCACGCACTCCGGCTCCACGGTCGACGTCATCGAGCCGCTGCGGGTCGCCTTCGACCGCGGCGCGACGACGATCGCGATCACCGGCCGCCCCGACGGCCCCGTCACGCAGTACGCCGACCACGTACTGACCACGTCCACCGCCCGGGAGAGCGAGCTGCGGCCCGCCGCCATGTCGAGCCGCACGAGCCAACTGCTCGTCGTGGACTGCCTGTTCATAGGCGTCGCACAGCGCACGTACGAGACGGCCGCACCGGCCCTCGCCGCCTCCTACGAGGCGCTGGCCCACCGCCACACCCCACGCCCGCGCTGA
- a CDS encoding LamB/YcsF family protein, with product MDLNADLGEGFGHWTLTDDDALLDCVTSANVACGFHAGDASVMRRVCDTAAARGVRIGAQVAYRDLAGFGRRSMDVPPAELTAEVAYQIGALRVFAEAAGSTVSYVKPHGALYNRAVWDDDQAAAVVEGVRLAGGDLAVLGLPGSRLLAHAGTAGLTAVQEAFADRAYTPRGTLVPRGEPGAVVHEEDEVVRRSVGMAVDGGVTGADGSRIPVVARSLCVHGDTPGAAALARRVRAALEAAGVTVRAFA from the coding sequence ATGGATCTCAACGCCGATCTCGGCGAAGGGTTCGGGCACTGGACCCTCACCGATGACGACGCGCTGCTCGACTGTGTCACCAGCGCCAATGTGGCCTGCGGATTCCACGCGGGCGACGCCTCCGTGATGCGGCGGGTCTGCGACACCGCCGCCGCCAGGGGAGTACGGATCGGCGCCCAGGTCGCCTACCGCGATCTGGCCGGCTTCGGGCGTCGCTCGATGGACGTGCCGCCCGCCGAGCTGACCGCCGAGGTCGCCTACCAGATCGGCGCCCTGCGGGTGTTCGCCGAGGCGGCCGGGTCCACGGTCTCGTACGTCAAACCGCACGGCGCCCTCTACAACCGCGCCGTCTGGGACGACGACCAGGCCGCCGCCGTGGTCGAGGGCGTCCGGCTGGCCGGCGGGGACCTGGCGGTCCTCGGGCTCCCGGGCTCGCGCCTGCTCGCCCACGCCGGGACCGCGGGCCTCACCGCCGTGCAGGAGGCCTTCGCCGACCGCGCGTACACGCCCCGCGGCACGCTGGTCCCGCGCGGCGAGCCCGGCGCGGTGGTGCACGAGGAGGACGAGGTCGTACGCCGCAGTGTCGGGATGGCGGTGGACGGGGGCGTCACCGGGGCGGACGGCAGCCGGATACCCGTCGTGGCGCGCTCGCTGTGCGTGCACGGCGACACCCCGGGCGCGGCGGCGCTGGCGCGCAGGGTCAGGGCCGCGCTGGAGGCGGCGGGCGTGACCGTGCGGGCGTTCGCATGA
- a CDS encoding PTS transporter subunit EIIC encodes MATEDKNRATAAAILPLVGGAANVSSIAHCMTRLRLGLHDRSLVDDEALKAVPAVMGVVEDDTYQIVLGPGTVARVTPEFEQLVEEGRTADPAPGEAAPPDPASASASASADELAAQGAAMKAARKTKNATPFKLFLRRIANIFVPLIPALIGCGIIAGLNGLLVNLGWLTSVTPALAAMASGFMALIAVFVGYNTAKEFGGTPILGGAVAAIIVFPGVANIEAFGQKLSPGQGGVLGALGAAVLAVYVEKWCRRWVPEALDVLVTPTLTVLVSGLVTIFGLMYVAGEISTAIGTFADWLLSNGGAGAGFVLGGLFLPLVMLGLHQALIPIHTTLIEQQGYTVLLPILAMAGAGQVGAAAAVYFRLPRNESIRRTIKSALPAGLLGVGEPLIYGVSLPLGRPFVTACVGGAFGGGFIGLFNQLGDKVGSTAIGPSGWALFPLLDGNHGLGTTVAIYAGGLLVGYFAGFLATYFFGFSKDLLAEFNVSQEPAESTVAATGGPMSPTAGPDSPTKEPAGV; translated from the coding sequence ATGGCAACAGAAGACAAGAACCGCGCCACCGCCGCCGCGATCCTTCCGCTCGTCGGTGGCGCCGCGAACGTCAGCTCCATCGCCCACTGCATGACCCGGCTCCGGCTGGGCCTGCACGACCGTTCACTCGTCGACGACGAGGCCCTGAAGGCGGTTCCCGCCGTCATGGGTGTGGTCGAGGACGACACGTATCAGATCGTCCTCGGCCCCGGCACCGTCGCCCGGGTCACGCCGGAGTTCGAGCAGCTGGTCGAGGAGGGCAGGACGGCGGACCCCGCACCGGGCGAAGCCGCACCTCCCGACCCGGCCTCCGCCTCCGCCTCCGCCTCCGCGGACGAGCTCGCCGCTCAGGGCGCCGCGATGAAGGCGGCGCGGAAGACGAAGAACGCCACCCCGTTCAAGCTGTTCCTGCGCAGGATCGCGAACATCTTCGTCCCACTGATCCCGGCGCTCATCGGCTGCGGCATCATCGCCGGCCTCAACGGCCTGCTGGTGAACCTGGGCTGGCTGACCTCGGTCACCCCCGCCCTGGCCGCGATGGCGTCCGGCTTCATGGCGCTGATCGCCGTGTTCGTCGGCTACAACACGGCGAAGGAATTCGGCGGTACGCCGATCCTGGGCGGTGCGGTCGCCGCGATCATCGTCTTCCCCGGCGTCGCGAACATCGAGGCGTTCGGCCAGAAGCTCTCCCCCGGACAAGGCGGTGTGCTGGGCGCGCTCGGCGCGGCGGTGCTCGCGGTGTACGTGGAGAAGTGGTGCCGGCGCTGGGTGCCCGAGGCACTGGACGTACTGGTCACCCCGACCCTCACGGTCCTGGTCTCCGGCCTGGTGACGATCTTCGGCCTGATGTACGTGGCCGGTGAGATCTCCACCGCCATCGGTACGTTCGCCGACTGGCTGCTCTCCAACGGCGGCGCGGGCGCGGGCTTCGTGCTCGGCGGTCTCTTCCTGCCCCTGGTGATGCTGGGCCTGCACCAGGCGCTCATCCCGATCCACACCACCCTGATCGAGCAGCAGGGCTACACCGTGCTGCTCCCGATCCTCGCGATGGCGGGCGCCGGCCAGGTCGGCGCGGCCGCCGCGGTCTACTTCCGCCTCCCGCGCAACGAGTCGATCCGCCGCACCATCAAGTCCGCCCTTCCGGCCGGTCTGCTGGGCGTCGGCGAGCCCCTGATCTACGGCGTCAGCCTCCCGCTCGGCCGCCCGTTCGTCACGGCGTGCGTGGGCGGTGCGTTCGGCGGCGGCTTCATCGGCCTGTTCAACCAGCTCGGCGACAAGGTCGGCTCCACGGCCATCGGTCCGTCCGGCTGGGCCCTGTTCCCCCTCCTGGACGGCAACCACGGCCTGGGCACCACGGTCGCGATCTACGCGGGCGGCCTGCTGGTCGGCTACTTCGCCGGGTTCCTCGCGACGTACTTCTTCGGCTTCAGCAAGGACCTGCTGGCGGAGTTCAACGTCTCGCAGGAACCGGCCGAATCCACGGTCGCGGCAACGGGCGGCCCAATGTCCCCGACGGCCGGCCCCGACAGTCCGACGAAGGAACCGGCCGGGGTCTGA
- a CDS encoding ATP-binding protein: MNRHLTPRTLRGRLALMALATGALWIGVLTTVFNLALDKRLHGQADDVLRTRAEAVAATVDVRPDGRLVVREPAEDRALDAGVWIFQGGTVIEKPPTAPAGLEAQAARLAGRRETFADTKGPGSWRLYAFPVDTPAREGHPPVRAGTVVSSVNLDPYRSTADTALIGSIALAVLLLATIYLLTRLVVRRALRPVTAMSEQATRWSAAGAPERFGAEGRPAELATFATSLDALLDRLAAVLRHEQQQAAELSHELRTPLARITAETEWLTGRPRTAEQQETSLAAIAGAAATMQQICDSLLSEVRTRNTHTPGRSRFPDIAHRLAQRYAAQFPDAPPLTVTADGTQDVAIGVSEDVAERILTPLLDNARRYATRSVALTCAPGAGEVTLYVSDDGPGVPPDFVASLFEPGRRAHPEDGHDGAGLGLALARRLARAAGGDITLDATAPGARFVVTLPTG, translated from the coding sequence ATGAACCGCCACCTCACCCCCCGGACCCTCCGCGGTCGCCTCGCCCTGATGGCCCTCGCCACCGGCGCGCTGTGGATCGGCGTCCTGACCACCGTCTTCAACCTCGCCCTCGACAAGCGGCTGCACGGCCAGGCCGACGACGTCCTGCGCACCCGCGCCGAGGCCGTGGCGGCGACCGTGGACGTACGCCCGGACGGCCGGCTCGTCGTCCGGGAACCGGCCGAGGACCGGGCCCTGGACGCCGGAGTCTGGATCTTCCAGGGCGGCACGGTCATCGAGAAACCCCCCACCGCACCCGCCGGCCTGGAGGCGCAGGCGGCCCGGCTCGCCGGTCGGCGCGAGACCTTCGCCGACACCAAGGGCCCCGGCTCGTGGCGGCTGTACGCCTTCCCCGTCGACACCCCCGCCCGGGAGGGACACCCGCCCGTCCGGGCCGGAACCGTCGTCAGCTCCGTGAACCTCGACCCCTACCGCAGCACGGCGGACACCGCCCTGATCGGTTCGATCGCCCTGGCCGTGCTCCTGCTCGCCACCATCTATCTCCTGACCCGCCTCGTCGTACGACGGGCCCTGCGCCCCGTGACCGCGATGAGCGAGCAGGCCACCCGGTGGAGCGCCGCGGGCGCCCCGGAACGGTTCGGCGCCGAGGGCAGGCCCGCCGAACTCGCCACGTTCGCCACCAGCCTGGACGCGCTGCTGGACCGACTGGCCGCGGTCCTGCGACACGAGCAGCAGCAGGCCGCCGAGCTGTCCCACGAACTGCGCACCCCGCTCGCCAGGATCACCGCCGAAACCGAGTGGCTCACCGGACGTCCGCGCACCGCCGAACAGCAGGAGACCTCCCTGGCGGCCATCGCGGGCGCCGCCGCGACCATGCAGCAGATCTGCGACTCGTTGCTCTCGGAGGTCCGTACCCGCAACACGCACACCCCCGGCCGCTCCCGCTTCCCCGACATCGCGCACCGCCTGGCACAGCGCTACGCGGCCCAGTTTCCCGACGCCCCACCCCTGACCGTCACGGCGGACGGCACCCAGGACGTGGCCATCGGCGTCTCGGAGGACGTCGCCGAACGCATCCTCACACCGCTCCTGGACAACGCCCGCCGCTACGCGACCCGGTCGGTCGCCCTCACCTGCGCACCGGGCGCGGGCGAGGTCACGCTGTACGTGTCCGACGACGGCCCCGGCGTCCCGCCGGACTTCGTCGCCTCGCTCTTCGAACCCGGCCGCCGTGCCCACCCCGAGGACGGACACGACGGCGCGGGACTCGGTCTGGCCCTGGCCCGCCGACTGGCCAGGGCCGCGGGTGGCGACATCACGCTGGACGCCACCGCCCCCGGCGCACGCTTCGTCGTCACCCTTCCGACGGGCTGA
- a CDS encoding GntR family transcriptional regulator, whose amino-acid sequence MTGTAGGRTSPDLSELAADSASLARSGTAERVAAILRDRITEGYFPPGSRLSEESISGALAVSRNTLREAFRLLSHERLLEHRLNKGVFVRVLAVDDLMDIYRVRLLVECAALRTLGEPPYDLTAVEAAVSTGERAALADDWPVCSTANIRFHQALTGLANSPRTDELMRNVLAELRLAFHVMADPRRFHEPYLTRNREIADRLAQGDAAGAERMLAFYLEDSRRQLAEAYAERLTAR is encoded by the coding sequence ATGACGGGGACTGCGGGCGGCCGGACTTCTCCGGACCTCTCCGAACTGGCGGCGGACAGCGCCTCCCTGGCCCGTTCCGGCACCGCCGAGCGGGTCGCCGCCATCCTGCGCGACCGGATCACCGAAGGCTACTTCCCACCGGGCAGCCGGCTCTCCGAGGAGAGCATCAGCGGCGCCCTCGCCGTGTCCAGGAACACCCTGCGCGAGGCCTTCCGCCTGCTGTCGCACGAACGCCTCCTGGAACACCGGCTCAACAAGGGCGTCTTCGTCCGCGTCCTCGCCGTCGACGACCTGATGGACATCTACCGGGTCCGGCTGCTCGTCGAGTGCGCGGCCCTGCGCACGCTGGGCGAACCGCCGTACGACCTGACGGCCGTCGAGGCCGCCGTGTCGACGGGCGAGCGGGCGGCGCTGGCCGACGACTGGCCGGTCTGCTCGACCGCCAACATCCGCTTCCACCAGGCCCTGACCGGCCTCGCGAACAGCCCCCGCACCGACGAGCTGATGCGCAACGTCCTCGCCGAACTGCGGCTGGCCTTCCATGTGATGGCCGACCCGCGCCGCTTCCACGAGCCCTACCTCACCCGGAACAGGGAGATCGCGGACCGGCTGGCACAGGGCGACGCAGCGGGCGCGGAGCGGATGCTGGCCTTCTACCTGGAGGATTCGCGGCGCCAGCTGGCGGAGGCGTACGCGGAACGTCTCACCGCCCGATAG
- a CDS encoding transcriptional regulator, with product MTAAATPDGPAIDAAINHPTRLAVVAFLSACDEAEFATVRSSCQVSDSMLSKIASALEGIGYLAIRKGYVGKRPRTWLSLTPAGQQALALHVAALQGIAATARRAGADVGADAEARRS from the coding sequence ATGACCGCCGCCGCCACGCCGGACGGGCCTGCGATCGACGCGGCGATCAACCACCCCACCCGGCTGGCGGTCGTCGCCTTCCTCTCGGCGTGCGACGAGGCCGAGTTCGCCACCGTGCGCAGTAGCTGCCAGGTGTCCGACTCGATGCTCAGCAAGATCGCCTCTGCCCTGGAGGGGATCGGATACCTCGCCATCCGCAAGGGTTACGTCGGCAAGCGCCCCCGTACCTGGCTCTCGCTCACCCCTGCCGGGCAGCAGGCCCTGGCCCTGCATGTCGCGGCGCTCCAGGGCATCGCTGCCACGGCCCGGCGAGCGGGCGCGGACGTAGGCGCGGACGCGGAGGCTAGGCGTTCTTGA
- the murQ gene encoding N-acetylmuramic acid 6-phosphate etherase produces the protein MTSTTDADPTAADGYGELRAQLATLTTEAFRPELAEIDRLGTLEIARIMNGEDQSVPTAVGARLPEIAAAIDGTADRMARGGRLIYAGAGTAGRLGVLDASECPPTFNTDPSEVVGLIAGGPSAMVKAVEGAEDSKELAAADLDALDLTADDTVVGISASGRTPYAIGAVEHARRKGALTIGLSCNADSALGTAAEHGIEVVVGPELLTGSTRLKAGTAQKLVLNMLSTITMIRLGKTYGNLMVDVRASNEKLRARSRRIVSLATGASDEEIEAALAATDGEVKNAILTILGQVDNPTAATLLAASDGHLRAALAAAPRTT, from the coding sequence ATGACCTCCACCACCGACGCCGACCCCACCGCCGCCGACGGATACGGCGAGCTGCGCGCCCAGCTCGCGACACTCACCACCGAGGCGTTCCGTCCCGAGCTCGCCGAGATCGACCGGCTCGGCACGCTTGAGATCGCCCGCATCATGAACGGCGAGGACCAGTCCGTCCCGACCGCCGTCGGCGCCCGGCTGCCCGAGATAGCCGCCGCCATCGACGGCACCGCGGACCGCATGGCCCGCGGCGGCCGGCTGATCTACGCGGGCGCGGGCACCGCCGGCCGGCTCGGCGTGCTCGACGCCAGCGAGTGCCCGCCCACCTTCAACACCGACCCCTCCGAGGTCGTCGGCCTGATCGCGGGCGGCCCGTCCGCCATGGTCAAGGCCGTCGAAGGCGCCGAGGACAGCAAGGAGCTGGCCGCCGCGGACCTCGACGCCCTGGACCTCACCGCCGACGACACCGTGGTCGGCATCTCCGCCTCCGGCCGCACGCCGTACGCGATCGGCGCCGTCGAGCACGCCCGCAGGAAGGGCGCGCTGACCATCGGGCTCTCCTGCAACGCGGACTCCGCGCTGGGCACCGCGGCGGAGCACGGCATCGAGGTCGTCGTCGGCCCGGAGCTGCTCACCGGCTCCACCCGGCTCAAGGCGGGCACGGCCCAGAAGCTCGTCCTCAACATGCTCTCGACGATCACGATGATCCGGCTCGGCAAGACGTACGGGAATCTGATGGTCGACGTCCGCGCCTCCAACGAGAAGCTGCGCGCCCGCTCCCGCCGGATCGTCTCGCTCGCCACCGGGGCGTCCGACGAGGAGATCGAGGCCGCCCTCGCCGCGACCGACGGCGAGGTGAAGAACGCCATCCTCACCATCCTCGGCCAGGTCGACAACCCCACCGCCGCCACCCTGCTGGCAGCGTCCGACGGCCATCTCCGTGCCGCCCTCGCCGCCGCCCCCCGCACCACCTGA
- a CDS encoding Cmx/CmrA family chloramphenicol efflux MFS transporter: MPLAVYILGLSVFALGTSEFMLSGLLPPIADDMNVSIPRAGLLISAFAIGMVIGAPLLAVATLRLPRRTTLIALISVFGLGQVAGALAPTYEVLFASRVVSAFACAGFWAVGAAVAIAMVPVNSRARAMAVMIGGLSIANVLGVPLGAFLGENLGWRSAFWAVGAASAVALVGVTTLIPRIPLPEQKPRLKQEMSIYRDRQVWLSIVITALAAGGVFCAFSYLAPLLTEVAGLDSGWVPTVLALFGIGALVGTTIGGRVADAHLFGVLMSGIAASTVFLVALALFASNQVAAIGLSFLLGLSAFYTAPALNARMFNVAGAAPTLAGATTTAAFNLGNTGGPWLGGTVIDADFGFAATAWAGAAMTVLALVAVVFSLRLQRSRGSSSRLVTGAPAAASRDAAEVCAPSTTA; the protein is encoded by the coding sequence ATGCCCCTGGCCGTATACATCCTGGGTCTCTCGGTCTTCGCCCTGGGAACCAGCGAATTCATGCTCTCCGGGCTGTTGCCGCCCATCGCCGACGACATGAACGTGTCGATCCCCCGTGCCGGGCTTCTCATATCCGCCTTCGCGATCGGCATGGTGATCGGCGCCCCGCTGCTCGCCGTGGCCACGCTCCGGCTGCCGCGCCGCACCACGCTGATCGCCCTGATCTCCGTCTTCGGCCTCGGCCAGGTCGCGGGCGCGCTGGCCCCGACGTACGAGGTGCTCTTCGCGTCCCGGGTGGTGAGCGCGTTCGCCTGTGCCGGGTTCTGGGCGGTGGGGGCGGCGGTCGCCATCGCGATGGTGCCGGTGAACTCGCGGGCCCGTGCGATGGCCGTGATGATCGGCGGTCTGTCGATCGCCAATGTGCTGGGCGTGCCCCTGGGCGCCTTCCTCGGTGAGAACCTCGGCTGGCGGTCGGCGTTCTGGGCCGTGGGCGCGGCGTCCGCCGTGGCTCTGGTCGGGGTGACGACGCTGATTCCGCGTATTCCGCTGCCGGAGCAGAAGCCGCGGCTCAAGCAGGAGATGAGCATCTACCGGGACCGGCAGGTGTGGCTGTCGATCGTGATCACGGCGCTCGCCGCCGGCGGTGTCTTCTGCGCGTTCAGCTATCTGGCCCCGCTGCTGACGGAGGTCGCCGGGCTGGACTCGGGCTGGGTGCCGACGGTGCTCGCGCTCTTCGGGATCGGTGCGCTGGTCGGTACGACGATCGGCGGCCGGGTCGCGGACGCGCATCTCTTCGGGGTGCTGATGAGCGGTATCGCGGCCTCGACGGTCTTCCTGGTCGCGCTGGCCCTGTTCGCGTCGAACCAGGTCGCGGCAATCGGGCTCTCGTTCCTGCTGGGCCTGTCGGCGTTCTACACGGCCCCGGCGCTGAACGCCCGGATGTTCAACGTCGCGGGCGCCGCCCCGACGCTGGCCGGCGCGACGACGACGGCCGCGTTCAACCTCGGCAACACGGGCGGCCCCTGGCTGGGCGGCACGGTGATCGACGCCGACTTCGGTTTCGCGGCGACCGCGTGGGCCGGGGCGGCGATGACGGTGCTGGCGCTGGTGGCCGTGGTGTTCTCGCTGCGGCTCCAGCGCAGCCGCGGCTCGTCGTCCCGGCTGGTGACGGGCGCCCCTGCCGCCGCGTCGCGGGACGCGGCGGAGGTGTGCGCGCCCTCGACGACCGCCTGA
- a CDS encoding Uma2 family endonuclease — protein MTAAMVENDRTSGGRPWDYLLRTWRELDVPEGWRAEIDEARIVLVPPPHAHHNGIAAKAQRRLYRDLPEELEIYQTLGIYVAALGKLYVPDLVVMPSELIDAADPEVNDPMDAAEAQLIVDVTSKGHARDDRTKKYRAYARAGVPMYLLIDRFDTRGAMATLFTEPNEDGTYKHSDPVPFGKPLVLPEPFGATLLTDEFPV, from the coding sequence ATGACTGCCGCGATGGTCGAGAACGACCGGACATCCGGGGGCCGCCCGTGGGACTACCTGCTGCGGACATGGCGTGAACTGGACGTGCCCGAGGGGTGGCGCGCCGAGATCGATGAAGCGCGGATCGTCTTGGTACCTCCGCCTCATGCGCATCACAACGGCATCGCCGCCAAGGCGCAGCGCAGGCTTTACAGAGATCTGCCCGAAGAGCTGGAGATCTACCAGACCCTCGGCATCTACGTAGCCGCGCTCGGCAAGCTCTACGTGCCTGATCTGGTAGTCATGCCATCGGAGCTCATCGACGCCGCCGACCCGGAGGTCAACGACCCGATGGACGCGGCGGAAGCACAGCTCATCGTCGACGTCACCTCGAAGGGCCACGCCCGGGACGACCGGACGAAGAAGTACCGCGCCTACGCCCGCGCGGGCGTGCCGATGTATCTGCTGATCGACCGGTTCGACACACGTGGGGCGATGGCCACCCTGTTCACGGAGCCCAACGAGGACGGGACGTACAAGCACTCCGATCCGGTGCCGTTCGGCAAGCCGCTGGTCCTGCCGGAGCCGTTCGGTGCGACGCTCCTCACGGATGAGTTCCCGGTCTGA
- a CDS encoding DUF397 domain-containing protein: MKISSSDYDLSAAAWHKSSCSGGEGGNCLEVATWRKSMYSDGSGGNCLEVGDGHPGIVPVRDSKVTEGPTLVFRAAAWTSFVADLKNA, encoded by the coding sequence ATGAAGATCAGCAGTTCTGACTACGACCTGTCCGCAGCCGCCTGGCACAAGTCCTCCTGCAGTGGCGGCGAGGGCGGCAACTGCCTCGAAGTCGCGACCTGGCGGAAGTCCATGTACAGCGACGGCAGCGGCGGCAACTGCCTCGAAGTCGGCGACGGCCACCCCGGCATCGTCCCCGTGCGGGACTCCAAGGTGACCGAGGGCCCGACGCTCGTGTTCCGGGCCGCCGCCTGGACGTCTTTCGTCGCGGACCTCAAGAACGCCTAG
- a CDS encoding DUF4031 domain-containing protein — protein MTVYIDPPQWPGHGRLWSHLVSDVSFEELHAFAASIGCPPRAFERDHYDVPETRYEDAVRAGARQIGSKELVRRITEAGLRRPKGRPAPG, from the coding sequence GTGACCGTCTACATCGACCCGCCGCAGTGGCCGGGACACGGGCGACTCTGGTCGCACCTGGTCAGCGATGTGTCCTTCGAGGAGCTGCACGCCTTCGCGGCGTCCATCGGCTGCCCGCCGCGCGCGTTCGAGCGGGATCACTACGACGTACCGGAAACACGGTACGAGGACGCGGTGCGGGCCGGGGCCCGGCAGATCGGCTCGAAGGAGCTCGTCCGCCGGATCACGGAGGCGGGACTGCGGCGGCCCAAGGGGCGGCCCGCACCGGGCTGA